In Lacibacter sp. H375, one DNA window encodes the following:
- the idi gene encoding isopentenyl-diphosphate Delta-isomerase, giving the protein MQEVILVNEFDEAIGSMEKMEAHEKALLHRAFSVFLFNKQGEMLLQKRAASKYHSPSLWTNACCSHPMPGEETKAGALRRLEEELGFTTAINNAFHFTYKAVFDNGLTEHEFDHVFVGEYEGVMILNTEEVSEVCYKQMADIKAEIEHNAGDYTEWFKIAFPLLEEWLQQNKTIHATA; this is encoded by the coding sequence ATGCAGGAAGTAATTCTCGTGAACGAGTTTGATGAAGCTATTGGTTCCATGGAAAAAATGGAAGCACATGAAAAAGCATTACTTCACCGTGCTTTCAGTGTATTCCTGTTCAATAAGCAAGGTGAGATGTTGTTGCAGAAAAGAGCAGCATCAAAATATCACAGTCCTTCATTATGGACTAATGCCTGCTGCAGTCATCCCATGCCTGGAGAAGAAACAAAAGCGGGGGCACTTCGACGACTGGAAGAAGAATTAGGATTCACTACCGCCATCAACAATGCATTTCATTTTACTTATAAAGCTGTTTTTGATAATGGCTTAACAGAACATGAATTTGATCATGTATTTGTTGGAGAATACGAGGGAGTAATGATCCTGAATACGGAAGAAGTGAGTGAAGTGTGTTATAAGCAGATGGCTGATATAAAAGCAGAGATTGAACACAACGCCGGAGATTATACCGAATGGTTCAAGATAGCCTTCCCTTTATTAGAAGAATGGTTACAACAAAACAAAACTATCCATGCAACGGCGTAA
- a CDS encoding phytoene/squalene synthase family protein has translation MMNVFHEVCQLCSRNTTERYSTSFSSAIRLLHQDLRQPIYNIYGLVRFADEIVDTFHEFDKATLIKDFRKQTFEAIERGISINPILHSFQITVNQYNIDHQLIHAFFNSMEMDLERTQYNHETYNDYIYGSAEVVGLMCLYVFLEGDRAQYEKLKPSARSLGAAFQKVNFLRDVKADYNQLDRTYFPGLDFSSFTERQKREIEEDIQKDFDDAYEGIMQLPAKARFGVYVAYKYYLSLFRKIKRLQPATIMHERVRIPDYHKVMILLRAGVRNQLNIM, from the coding sequence ATGATGAATGTTTTTCATGAAGTATGTCAGTTATGCAGTCGCAACACAACGGAGCGATACAGCACTTCGTTTTCATCAGCCATCCGTTTGCTGCACCAGGATCTGAGGCAGCCCATCTATAATATTTATGGATTGGTACGTTTTGCTGATGAGATCGTTGATACATTTCATGAGTTTGATAAAGCCACGCTCATCAAGGATTTTCGCAAGCAAACCTTCGAGGCAATTGAACGTGGTATCAGCATCAATCCAATTTTGCATAGTTTCCAGATAACAGTCAATCAATACAATATTGATCATCAGTTGATCCATGCATTCTTTAACAGCATGGAAATGGATCTTGAAAGAACACAATACAATCACGAAACATACAATGACTATATCTACGGCAGCGCTGAAGTAGTAGGACTGATGTGCCTGTATGTTTTTCTTGAAGGCGATAGAGCACAGTATGAAAAACTGAAACCATCAGCACGTTCTTTAGGTGCTGCTTTTCAGAAAGTGAATTTCCTGCGTGATGTAAAGGCAGATTACAATCAACTCGACCGCACTTATTTTCCCGGGCTTGATTTTTCCAGTTTTACCGAACGTCAAAAGCGTGAAATTGAAGAAGACATCCAGAAAGATTTTGACGATGCTTACGAAGGCATTATGCAACTGCCTGCCAAAGCCCGCTTCGGTGTGTATGTGGCCTATAAATATTATCTCTCGCTTTTCCGTAAGATCAAACGCCTGCAACCCGCTACCATTATGCATGAGCGGGTTCGTATCCCCGATTATCATAAGGTGATGATCCTGTTAAGAGCCGGTGTTCGCAACCAGCTTAACATTATGTAA